A genomic region of Jeotgalibaca ciconiae contains the following coding sequences:
- a CDS encoding amidohydrolase family protein: MDILVKNVVIDDTNELVDIGIDNGIFKRIGKELDVDAKRIIDGYGRVVIPGLVESHIHLDKALIADRLPNKSGTLQEALKVTAELKSTFTREDVRERAEQALQMIIKRGTTHIRTHAEFDPVGGFHGFEVIMELKEKYKDFVDMQVVAFPQEGIIKAPGTEELMYRAMDMGADVVGGIPYNDSDPKKHLDIVFEIAKKYDKDIDLHQDFKDDAEGQTIEMVAQRAIDEGYVGRVSVGHLTSLGAVPDEKLKPIIELMAKADINVMSLPMTDLHLGGRHDEYNVRRAVTPIRKLRDGGVNVVLATNNIRNPFTPYGNGDLMQVAMLAIPVAHLGGADDLHTVLPMITSKPARALKLDDYGIEEGKPATLVLLDTTDYQNAVIDIPDRLFVIKKGKVTVEMDKHIQIEWPK, translated from the coding sequence AGATGATACGAATGAATTGGTAGATATCGGCATTGATAATGGTATTTTTAAAAGGATAGGAAAAGAATTGGACGTAGATGCAAAACGAATCATTGATGGATATGGAAGAGTGGTTATTCCAGGATTAGTTGAATCACACATTCATCTGGATAAAGCGTTGATTGCGGATCGTTTGCCAAATAAATCAGGAACTTTGCAAGAGGCTTTAAAAGTGACGGCGGAATTGAAATCTACTTTTACACGGGAAGATGTCAGGGAGCGGGCTGAGCAAGCATTACAAATGATTATTAAAAGAGGAACAACACATATTCGTACCCATGCTGAATTTGATCCAGTGGGAGGCTTTCATGGATTTGAAGTGATTATGGAGCTAAAAGAAAAATATAAGGACTTCGTAGATATGCAAGTCGTTGCTTTTCCACAAGAAGGAATCATCAAGGCACCTGGTACAGAAGAATTGATGTATCGTGCTATGGATATGGGGGCAGATGTAGTCGGAGGAATACCTTATAATGACTCCGATCCCAAAAAACATTTGGATATTGTCTTTGAAATTGCAAAAAAATATGATAAAGATATCGACTTGCATCAAGATTTCAAAGATGACGCGGAAGGGCAAACCATTGAAATGGTAGCCCAAAGAGCGATTGACGAAGGGTATGTCGGACGCGTATCGGTCGGTCATCTAACAAGTTTAGGAGCTGTGCCGGATGAAAAACTGAAACCCATCATTGAGTTGATGGCAAAAGCGGACATTAATGTCATGAGTTTGCCGATGACTGATTTACACTTAGGAGGCCGCCACGATGAATATAATGTGCGACGAGCTGTCACCCCAATTCGAAAACTGCGTGATGGCGGTGTAAATGTGGTGCTTGCAACCAATAACATTCGAAATCCCTTCACCCCGTATGGGAATGGTGATTTGATGCAAGTAGCGATGTTGGCTATCCCAGTAGCACATCTAGGCGGGGCAGACGACTTGCATACTGTTTTGCCGATGATTACAAGTAAACCAGCCCGAGCTTTAAAGTTGGATGATTATGGTATTGAAGAAGGAAAACCAGCAACCCTCGTTTTACTAGATACCACAGACTATCAAAACGCCGTGATTGATATTCCGGATCGTTTGTTTGTCATCAAGAAAGGAAAAGTAACGGTCGAGATGGATAAACATATTCAAATAGAGTGGCCAAAATAA
- a CDS encoding dicarboxylate/amino acid:cation symporter, translating to MKRVKNMNLLTQIVIATILGVLIGAFFGAYVGFLEIVGTIFLRLIQMSIVLLVMGQIIEAVGELNPKTLGSVGVKTFILFFASSVLAGAVGVLAGVLFQPGSGIDSTNISGEGIEVAQDAAQSIGDTILSFFPSNIMGALSEGNIVHVIVFSVLFGLALSYIRVDDQENRILDIVKQFNVIILRLVSMVMVIAPIGIFALIASTISNMGLQVILPLLKYLSVYALATLIYLVIWFVAASMVCKVSVIKLTKNMAEMAIMALVTTSSAVTLPTALKDSREKLGIHDRVAKLVLPLGMTLNSNGSAMHMAITVVTIAQIYGVDYGVGDYIYIAFLAALASLANAVVPGAGLVSLAIVVPQMNLPIESIALFAGVEWFVGMLRTILNVSADATTAFIVAKTEDAIDYEVFNKI from the coding sequence ATGAAAAGAGTCAAGAACATGAATCTATTGACGCAAATTGTCATCGCAACAATTCTTGGTGTATTAATAGGAGCGTTCTTTGGAGCTTACGTTGGCTTTTTGGAGATTGTGGGAACAATTTTTCTACGTTTAATTCAGATGTCGATTGTTTTATTGGTAATGGGACAAATTATCGAAGCAGTAGGGGAATTGAATCCTAAAACTTTAGGAAGTGTGGGAGTAAAAACATTCATACTGTTCTTTGCTTCTTCTGTTTTAGCGGGAGCTGTAGGTGTTTTGGCTGGAGTATTATTCCAACCAGGAAGTGGAATTGATAGCACAAACATATCAGGTGAAGGAATCGAAGTTGCTCAGGATGCAGCACAATCAATTGGGGATACGATTTTAAGTTTCTTCCCAAGTAATATTATGGGTGCTCTATCAGAAGGAAATATTGTCCATGTCATTGTTTTTTCGGTATTGTTTGGTTTAGCATTAAGTTATATCCGAGTAGATGATCAGGAAAACCGTATTTTAGATATTGTAAAACAATTCAATGTGATTATTCTTCGATTAGTCAGCATGGTTATGGTCATAGCGCCCATCGGTATTTTTGCTCTTATTGCTTCGACAATTTCAAATATGGGACTTCAAGTTATTTTACCTTTACTGAAATATTTAAGTGTCTACGCCCTTGCAACACTCATTTATTTAGTCATTTGGTTTGTAGCAGCTTCTATGGTTTGTAAAGTGAGCGTCATCAAGCTTACAAAAAACATGGCTGAAATGGCAATCATGGCTTTAGTAACCACTTCATCAGCGGTTACTCTTCCAACAGCTTTAAAAGATTCAAGAGAAAAATTAGGTATTCATGACCGAGTAGCAAAATTAGTTTTGCCTTTGGGAATGACATTGAACAGTAACGGATCTGCTATGCACATGGCCATTACTGTCGTTACGATTGCACAAATATATGGAGTTGATTATGGAGTCGGCGATTATATTTACATTGCTTTTTTAGCGGCATTAGCTTCTTTGGCAAATGCAGTCGTTCCTGGAGCGGGACTTGTTTCGCTTGCGATCGTTGTGCCGCAAATGAACTTACCGATTGAAAGTATTGCTTTATTTGCTGGAGTCGAGTGGTTTGTAGGAATGCTTCGAACGATTCTGAATGTATCTGCCGATGCAACAACAGCCTTTATAGTGGCAAAAACAGAAGATGCAATTGATTATGAAGTATTTAATAAAATTTGA
- a CDS encoding MFS transporter has product MDNSRAVSVNERYWWRVVLLSFIGWIIMYATRTIFNPIMGVVGEEFGLSNADLGLANSIFFLTYAVVQIPFGALGDKIGRRLVIMVGFVLFGLMTYASGIATTFVMFLFIRALAGIGQGAYYGPQYALSSEAIPTRTLTLGTAIINSGMAFGTSGGYLLSSQLVLENGQHWSRPFFIMAIPTVIVGILFYVLLKEKIVRPEDQNKTKEELQAEATNGGNGYDESEGAKISLGSIFANRNLLAAFILVFASIYANFVIITWLPTFLIQERGFEGASVGFISSLVPWASIPGAIFLAIRADRMKNTKRIVYILAPIAALSVFLMAFVTNQTLLIVMLIIYGVTGKLAMDPILVAFVSRHSPRRALGTALSAYNFVGMSGSILAPYITGFLSDTSGSMQIGFYLAAVLLIIGVGIFATLAREEKVPNSI; this is encoded by the coding sequence ATGGATAACAGTAGAGCGGTGTCTGTGAATGAGCGTTATTGGTGGCGCGTAGTTTTATTAAGTTTTATAGGCTGGATTATCATGTACGCTACACGTACCATTTTTAATCCAATCATGGGAGTCGTTGGTGAAGAGTTTGGCTTAAGTAATGCTGATTTAGGTTTGGCCAACAGTATCTTTTTCTTAACATATGCAGTTGTTCAGATTCCATTTGGTGCATTAGGTGATAAAATTGGACGACGTTTAGTCATTATGGTGGGCTTTGTCTTGTTTGGTTTGATGACATATGCGAGTGGGATTGCGACTACCTTTGTCATGTTTCTATTTATTCGTGCATTAGCCGGAATTGGCCAAGGTGCCTATTATGGCCCCCAATATGCATTGTCAAGTGAAGCGATTCCTACGCGGACACTTACATTAGGTACCGCAATTATTAATAGTGGGATGGCTTTTGGTACATCTGGCGGGTATTTATTATCCAGTCAATTAGTATTGGAAAATGGCCAACATTGGAGTAGACCTTTCTTTATTATGGCGATTCCTACGGTAATTGTTGGGATTCTATTCTATGTTCTTCTCAAAGAAAAAATTGTTAGACCGGAAGATCAAAACAAAACGAAAGAAGAGTTACAAGCAGAAGCAACGAACGGCGGAAATGGTTATGATGAAAGCGAAGGAGCAAAAATTTCGCTGGGATCAATATTTGCGAATCGTAATCTTTTAGCTGCGTTTATCCTTGTATTCGCAAGTATTTATGCGAACTTTGTAATTATTACTTGGTTGCCTACATTCTTAATTCAAGAGAGAGGATTTGAAGGAGCAAGCGTTGGGTTTATTTCCTCGCTCGTTCCATGGGCATCTATCCCTGGAGCTATTTTCCTTGCGATTCGTGCGGATCGGATGAAAAATACAAAACGTATCGTTTATATCTTGGCTCCTATTGCAGCACTTTCAGTTTTCTTAATGGCATTTGTAACGAATCAAACACTGCTGATTGTTATGTTAATCATTTATGGAGTGACAGGGAAATTAGCGATGGATCCAATCTTGGTAGCATTTGTAAGCAGACATTCGCCAAGGAGAGCACTCGGTACCGCATTAAGTGCCTATAATTTTGTAGGAATGTCGGGTTCGATTTTAGCACCTTACATCACAGGCTTCTTATCTGACACGTCGGGTTCTATGCAAATCGGGTTCTATCTAGCAGCGGTCCTATTGATTATTGGGGTAGGGATATTCGCTACATTGGCAAGAGAAGAGAAAGTACCTAATTCTATTTAA
- a CDS encoding PucR family transcriptional regulator yields MATIESILEYRSFQHASLVTGYEKLSNEVNGIMVMEAPDIELWGRKGLLILSSYYALQDLSDREIDLFFGLAKKIGIAGFVIKIDRLISNIPPKIVSYCQLYQIPLIEIDKRTSYGQILTEISNKIINRDAYILQSYYDTHKKFLQLMMQQPGIPVILEVLQDTIDKPITLLEKVKNKIITTNEALVTYKVIKKQPLPFKKEMNFSYNKYTVEYAQYSPHKSYTQFVISIPNLGYEEYELIIHEMEESIDDIDFMIIENAIAAIQIELLKDEAIRQNNRIRLNEMASDLLHGRLNSEEAVMETILQLQLNPELNYRVILFAFEPKKENISQRLMNRFTDAIIYHARPVFPDCTSVTRKQKVFLIVPAENLSLDKTKEITNRLLKRILEKDVYRVFDLYISISDYFKLQDLPKGYQQAFDTQKILQLMGKRNQIVTYQEMGIYQLFVETDNLHSLKRFVPEVIWQLQEENPELLDTLSIFLNVNQSFSEAAQKLSIHPKTVRYRVDRLRDVYQINLNNSEEVLQYSIGIRLLKLLPQRKNQTLY; encoded by the coding sequence ATGGCGACAATCGAAAGCATTCTTGAATATCGTTCTTTTCAACATGCAAGTCTTGTTACGGGCTATGAGAAATTAAGCAACGAAGTAAATGGCATCATGGTAATGGAAGCACCGGATATCGAATTGTGGGGACGAAAAGGTTTATTAATTTTATCGAGTTACTACGCTCTACAAGATTTATCTGATAGAGAAATTGATTTATTCTTCGGCTTGGCTAAGAAAATCGGTATCGCGGGATTTGTTATAAAAATTGATCGCCTCATTTCTAATATCCCTCCCAAGATTGTTTCATATTGCCAGCTGTATCAAATTCCCTTAATTGAAATAGACAAGAGAACTTCTTATGGACAAATTCTGACAGAAATATCCAATAAAATTATTAACCGGGATGCTTATATTTTACAAAGTTATTATGATACACATAAAAAATTCTTACAGCTAATGATGCAGCAGCCCGGTATTCCAGTCATCCTGGAAGTCTTACAGGATACAATCGATAAACCAATCACCTTATTGGAAAAAGTTAAAAATAAAATAATAACAACCAATGAGGCTTTAGTAACGTATAAAGTAATCAAAAAGCAGCCTCTGCCATTTAAAAAAGAAATGAATTTTTCTTACAACAAATATACTGTAGAATACGCCCAATACTCTCCTCACAAAAGCTATACACAATTTGTTATTTCGATTCCTAACCTTGGCTATGAAGAGTATGAGTTGATTATTCACGAAATGGAAGAATCAATTGATGACATTGATTTTATGATTATCGAAAATGCAATCGCTGCTATTCAAATTGAACTATTAAAAGATGAAGCCATTCGCCAAAATAATCGAATTCGTTTAAACGAAATGGCTTCTGATTTACTACATGGTCGTTTGAACTCAGAGGAAGCAGTCATGGAGACTATTTTGCAGCTCCAACTAAATCCTGAACTGAATTACCGGGTTATCTTATTTGCTTTTGAACCTAAGAAGGAAAACATTTCTCAGCGTTTGATGAATCGTTTTACGGACGCAATTATTTATCATGCCCGTCCCGTTTTTCCAGATTGCACGTCTGTCACTCGAAAACAGAAAGTTTTTCTGATTGTACCAGCAGAAAATCTTTCTCTCGACAAGACAAAAGAAATCACAAATCGCTTATTGAAACGCATTCTAGAAAAAGATGTTTATCGCGTATTCGATTTGTATATCTCAATCAGCGACTATTTCAAACTCCAAGATCTGCCTAAAGGTTATCAGCAAGCCTTTGATACTCAAAAAATCCTACAGCTGATGGGGAAAAGAAACCAAATTGTTACCTATCAAGAAATGGGGATTTATCAATTATTCGTGGAAACAGACAACCTCCACTCATTAAAACGATTTGTGCCGGAAGTCATTTGGCAATTACAGGAGGAAAACCCAGAATTATTAGATACTCTATCAATCTTTTTGAATGTCAATCAGAGCTTCTCGGAAGCCGCACAAAAATTATCCATCCATCCAAAAACTGTTCGATATCGTGTTGACCGCTTACGGGATGTCTATCAAATAAACCTCAATAATTCAGAAGAAGTCTTGCAATATAGTATCGGAATACGTCTTCTGAAATTACTACCGCAGAGAAAAAATCAAACATTATATTGA